From Methanobacterium sp. Maddingley MBC34, one genomic window encodes:
- a CDS encoding hypothetical protein (PFAM: Glycosyltransferase family 28 C-terminal domain; Glycosyl transferase family 2~TIGRFAM: conserved hypothetical protein) — protein MKLSIIIPTFNEESYLPPLLESIKRQDFGDYEVIVADAGSKDNTREIAQEWGCKVVEGGLPSVGRNRGAKASTGEYLLFLDSDVILTRDYLELCLDEFQKRELGIAITQIAPLSDSFLNKITHDFANFFMKRVENIKPHGAGCYGIITTKKLHNEVEGFDEDLDFGEDTDYIERIGSISQFKVLRSPKLLVSTRRLQEEGLRNVAFKYAKSTFYQFRGKQITAEDLDYTFGHPDQKRILYSVCGEGMGHAIRGRVLLNHLTKNNEVHIFASDRAYDYLAEHFDNVYEIGGFNTVYEDNTVQNTKTFIKGMKDLPGDLKKSLRLMYSVAKAVKPQIIISDFEFYSNLLSKILRVPLISLDNMHVLTQAELDVPKKYRTDRIAAESVVRSFIQLPTFSLITSYFYPPLKHPNKTKYFPPVLRDSIMELKPHNGEHVLVYQTSDSNWRLLDILKEFDDEFIVYGFHHEGREDNLLFKSFNEDDFFNDLAQARAVISNGGFTLISEALYLGKPVLSVPVKKQFEQTLNALFLGRLGYGEFHEDLERDDIENFLSHLEEYRKNISLGFAHDHNQSILDELDFLIDKYA, from the coding sequence ATGAAGCTTTCAATTATCATACCTACATTTAACGAAGAGAGTTATCTCCCACCTCTCCTGGAGAGTATAAAACGGCAAGATTTCGGTGATTATGAGGTTATAGTGGCCGATGCAGGTTCCAAGGATAATACTCGAGAAATTGCCCAGGAATGGGGCTGTAAAGTTGTTGAGGGAGGTCTTCCTTCCGTAGGGCGAAATCGAGGGGCAAAAGCATCCACTGGTGAATACCTTCTTTTCTTAGATTCAGATGTGATTCTAACCAGAGATTACCTGGAATTATGCCTGGATGAATTTCAAAAAAGAGAACTTGGAATTGCCATCACCCAGATCGCACCTTTAAGTGACAGTTTTTTGAATAAAATAACCCACGACTTTGCCAATTTCTTCATGAAAAGGGTGGAGAACATCAAACCCCACGGTGCGGGTTGTTATGGCATAATCACCACCAAAAAATTACACAATGAAGTGGAAGGATTTGATGAAGACCTGGACTTTGGAGAAGACACGGATTACATTGAACGCATAGGTTCCATCAGCCAATTTAAGGTTCTCAGAAGCCCAAAATTGCTTGTTTCCACCCGTCGACTTCAGGAAGAAGGACTGCGTAATGTGGCCTTCAAGTATGCTAAAAGCACTTTCTACCAATTCAGAGGCAAACAAATAACCGCCGAAGACTTAGATTACACCTTTGGCCATCCAGATCAAAAGAGAATACTTTACTCTGTGTGTGGAGAAGGAATGGGACATGCCATCAGGGGTAGGGTCCTCCTCAATCATTTAACCAAGAACAATGAAGTCCACATATTCGCATCAGACCGTGCTTATGATTACCTGGCAGAACATTTTGACAATGTGTATGAGATCGGCGGATTCAACACAGTATATGAAGATAACACGGTTCAAAACACCAAGACATTCATCAAGGGGATGAAAGACCTCCCTGGAGATTTGAAAAAAAGTTTAAGATTGATGTACAGTGTGGCCAAGGCAGTAAAGCCCCAGATTATCATTTCTGATTTTGAATTTTATTCCAACTTATTATCCAAGATCCTGCGCGTGCCACTCATCAGCCTGGATAATATGCATGTTTTAACTCAAGCAGAGTTAGATGTCCCTAAAAAATACCGTACCGATAGAATTGCTGCTGAAAGTGTAGTTAGATCCTTCATTCAGCTCCCAACGTTTTCTCTTATAACCAGCTACTTTTATCCCCCACTTAAGCATCCTAACAAAACTAAATATTTCCCACCAGTTCTGCGTGATTCCATAATGGAACTTAAACCCCATAATGGGGAACATGTACTGGTTTATCAGACCAGTGACTCTAACTGGAGATTACTGGATATTCTGAAGGAATTTGATGATGAATTCATTGTTTACGGATTTCATCATGAGGGAAGGGAGGATAATTTACTGTTTAAAAGTTTCAATGAGGATGACTTTTTCAATGACCTGGCCCAGGCCCGGGCAGTGATCTCCAATGGAGGATTCACCCTTATCAGTGAGGCCCTGTATCTGGGAAAACCGGTTTTAAGTGTTCCGGTGAAAAAACAGTTCGAACAAACCTTGAACGCACTCTTCCTTGGCCGATTGGGTTATGGGGAGTTCCACGAAGATCTGGAGAGGGATGACATTGAAAATTTCCTCTCCCACTTAGAGGAATACCGGAAAAACATCAGTCTTGGTTTTGCACATGATCACAACCAATCAATTCTGGATGAACTGGA